From Phycodurus eques isolate BA_2022a chromosome 20, UOR_Pequ_1.1, whole genome shotgun sequence, a single genomic window includes:
- the LOC133395516 gene encoding polyhomeotic-like protein 1 isoform X1 has protein sequence METHDGQQQRRQEASANESAASGTGARPLAINSMSLYERQAVQALQALQRQPHAAQYFQQLMLQQHINKTQLRNLAAVQQVKAGATSDSASAAGSRPVTAATASTISQSLVLSGGAGGRGQMFLRVNRPPRAPISSQLIFMPGRAPTTATVATASAATVARPPKEEVAATMSSGSQTDGELNLTVRGASCPKGVKTEVLEKSDAASSSLVASPKKSTHPQPSPIKIPTYPQPAHFKGHPSPPSSGSTSSIPFPQLLLHGTRTLTTGTAAPAGAQALVLASAAASQARAYPLGTAGVEPMQKSAPGGDKVAHGNGPVPIQPKTVQGLRLPLRLTSKKPPPIMPAPPPADRPPRTPHVPVQIVGARQSALGSGQGLALLRGGCGQEGAAVFTSSSSRLTVVASVASGEGAVPGRAPPASTSQVHPCPGTLVPASALPRAPLPLAQEAQRGAVDAPANGDATGSRSKDAALKRKLESGDDFVPEVRRPPPLRDDDSTLANLDAAVSAAPLASPSPSRGVCGAGERAPPPQAVAKPHILTHVIEGFVIQEGARPFPVCGQIKDSAGEDFASSVATATMLKCECCEKLAPASHFPGTKRFCSTLCAKRHKLTFGRRPSREHRSHLSNSEEECDVAQRTTTRRRRRRKVPRRTSSEIASAKIAGQSLSLKHLSESSRSDSEWSGEDDDAVSPSPASSSASGRRRPPPSPPPAKQISAAPSSPAHWSVDQVSQFICSLQGGKPLKRRRRHYLKTQDGCPRCSGNFSVKEGSCFSPGTLRFRLRGSGGALLVAGDRRTGADAVEGGPPGVGHEHQAGPRPQDLRAHQQPEGLIR, from the exons ATGGAGACGCACGACGGGCAGCAACAGCGGCGGCAGGAGGCCTCGGCCAATGAGAGCGCTGCATCCGGCACCGGTGCCCGCCCCTTGGCAATCAACTCCATGTCGCTGTACGAAAGGCAGGccgtgcag GCCCTGCAGGCGCTGCAGAGGCAGCCGCACGCCGCTCAGTACTTCCAGCAGCTGATGTTGCAGCAGCACATCAACAAAACGCAGCTGCGCAACCTGGCCGCCGTGCAGCAGGTCAAG gCCGGCGCGACGTCAGACTCCGCGTCCGCGGCCGGCAGTCGGCCCGTCACCGCGGCGACCGCGTCAACCATCAGCCAGTCGCTGGTGCTGAGCGGCGGGGCGGGGGGTCGCGGTCAGATGTTTCTCAGG GTCAACCGTCCCCCGAGAGCACCCATCTCCTCGCAGCTCATCTTTATGCCGGGCCGAGCGCCGACGACCGCCACCGTGGCGACCGCCTCCGCGGCGACCGTCGCTCGTCCACCCAAAGAAGAAGTAGCGGCTACGATGTCCTCCGGCAGCCAAACGGACGGCGAGCTG AATTTGACAGTGAGGGGCGCGTCCTGTCCGAAAGGTGTCAAGACGGAGGTGCTCGAAAAGAGTGACGCAG CGTCGTCCTCACTGGTCGCCTCCCCCAAAAAGTCCACTCACCCGCAGCCGTCCCCCATCAAGATCCCCACCTACCCTCAGCCCGCCCACTTTAaaggccacccctcccccccctcctccgGTTCCACCTCCTCCATCCCGTTCCCGCAGCTTCTGCTTCACGGAACCCGTACCCTCACCACGGGGACGGCGGCGCCCGCTGGCGCGCAGGCGTTGGTCTTGGCGTCCGCCGCGGCCTCACAGGCCCGTGCGTACCCGCTGGGCACGGCCGGCGTCGAGCCTATGCAGAAGAGCGCGCCGGGCGGCGACAAGGTGGCCCACGGCAACGGGCCGGTCCCCATCCAGCCCAAAACCGTGCAGGGGCTCCGCCTGCCCCTCCGGCTCACTTCCAAAAAACCCCCGCCCATCATGCCCGCCCCGCCGCCTGCCGACCGCCCCCCGCGGACGCCCCACGTCCCCGTTCAGATTGTGGGCGCCCGGCAGAGCGCGCTGGGAAGCGGTCAGGGGTTAGCCTTACTCAGGGGGGGCTGCGGTCAGGAGGGGGCGGCCGTCTTCACCAGCTCGTCCAGCCGGCTCACCGTGGTGGCCTCCGTCGCTTCCGGGGAGGGCGCCGTCCCGGGGCGAGCACCGCCCGCCTCGACCTCGCAGGTTCATCCGTGCCCCGGAACCCTGGTGCCCGCCTCCGCGCTGCCTCGTGCCCCGCTGCCCCTGGCGCAAGAGGCGCAAAGAGGGGCAGTGGATGCGCCCGCTAACGGCGACGCCACAGGAAGTCGG aGCAAGGATGCGGCGCTGAAGCGCAAGCTGGAGTCCGGCGACGACTTCGTCCCCGAAGTCCGACGGCCGCCGCCGTTACGAGATGACGACTCAACTCTGGCCAACTTGGACGCAG CAGTTTCCGCCGCCCCTCTGGCCTCTCCCTCACCGTCCCGTGGCGTCTGCGGTGCGGGTGAGAGGGCTCCTCCCCCCCAAGCGGTGGCGAAGCCGCACATCCTGACGCATGTCATCGAGGGCTTCGTCATCCAGGAAGGCGCCCGGCCTTTTCCG GTATGCGGGCAAATCAAAGACTCGGCCGGGGAGGACTTCGCTTCCTCTGTAGCCACGGCAACAA TGCTGAAATGCGAGTGCTGCGAGAAGTTGGCCCCCGCCAGCCATTTTCCAGGAACCAAAAGGTTCTGCTCCACCTTGTGTGCAAAGAG GCACAAGCTCACCTTTGGCAGGCGGCCATCTCGGGAGCATCGAAGTCACCTCTCCAACTCGGAGGAGGAATGCGACGTGGCCCagaggacgacgacgaggaggaggaggaggaggaaggtgcCGCGCCGGACCAGCTCGGAAATCGCTAGCGCCAAGATCGCGGGCCAGTCGCTGTCGCTCAAG CACCTCTCCGAGTCCAGCCGCTCGGACAGCGAGTGGAGCGGCGAGGACGACGACGCCGTGTCTCCCTCGCCCGCGTCCTCCTCGGCTTCCGGCCGCCGCCGGCCCCCGCCGTCGCCGCCGCCCGCCAAGCAGATATCCGCCGCGCCTTCGAGCCCCGCACATTGGAGTGTGGACCAAGTGTCGCAGTTTATTTGCTCGCTACAAGGTGGGAAGCCTTTAAAGCGGCGCCGACGTCATTATCTGAAGACACAAGACGGATGCCCTCGGTGTTCCGGAAACTTCTCTGTGAAAGAGGGCTCCTGTTTCTCACCCGGCACGTTGCGTTTCAGGCTGCGAGGATCTGGCGGCGCTCTTCTTGTCGCAGGAGATCGACGGACAGGCGCTGATGCTGTTGAAGGAGGACCACCTGGTGTCGGCCATGAACATCAAGCTGGGCCCCGCCCTCAAGATCTGCGCGCACATCAGCAACCTGAAGGACTGATCCGCTAG